Within Dysgonomonas sp. HDW5A, the genomic segment TTACAGCATTCAGATAATTGGGAGCTTCAGCTATTGCTTTACGAATGATTGCATATGCAGGGTCTTCGGTATTGGTTATGGTAACCTCTTTCAACTCATATGATTCTTCTTGCATCTCAATTAGTAAATCTACCTGATTGTTTTTTATTTCGATTGTACGTGAAACCGGTTTAAAACCCAGACAACGAAACATGATAGAATATTTACCATTACTCAATGTAGTCTGAAACTCTCCTTTGTCGTCACAGATAAGCCCTTGATTTATTTCTTTGATGTATATATTACTTCCATATAAAGGCTGTTGTTTGTTGTCGGTAATTTTTCCTCTAAAATTTTGAGACAAACAATACATCGGGAGAATTAATAAGAAGGAAATAATGATAGTTAGTTTTTGCATATAAGTCATAAATCAAGGTAATTCAATAATATAGATTAGAAGTATGAAATCTTTACTTGTTATAAGACGAGAAAAGCTTACAGTCTTAAAATAGTTGTTAATTAACGAAAGCATTCGAAAGCGAATCAATACAAATATATAATGATTTTTAATTAGCTCTACTTGTTTGCTATTGAAAACTGTAAATTAATTGACAGATAGTATTACAACTGGTTATTTATTATTATTTTTGTGTCATAAAGATTAAGATCTCAGACCTTTTTATTGCTTTCGATAATCAGAGAATAAAAAGAAATTATTTTGATGAAAAACAGCAAAGAATACCTGCTGTTACTTATAAAGTAATGAAATAGTTCTGCGATCTGCTTGTTTTACCATTTTAGAAATTTATAAATAAATTTTGTTAATGTTTCAAACAAGTCAATAATTGAATAATTGTTTAGAATACTTAAAAACAAAATAGATCTAAAAAATAAAAATGCTCACTGTCGAAAAAATTGGAGGCACTTCGATGTCTCAGTTTCAGGATGTTTTGGCTAATATCATCAAAGGAGAGCGTACTCCCGATGATTATTACAATCGTATATTTGTAGTTTCAGCTTATAACAATGTAACTAACTGGTTGTTGGAGCATAAGAAAACCGGAGATCCCGGAGTATATGTTCAATTTCTTAGAAACGAAGATTATAGCATTGGTCTTGATGGCCTTTGCCAGCGATTGGTGCATATTAATAAAAGCTTTGCCGAGATTGGATTGAATCAGGCAGAAGCGAAGGAATTTATTGAATATCGGGTCAAACAGGCAAAAGTGATGCTATACAGCCTTAGTAAGGTTTTGGCTTCGGGCTATGTAAATACAGAAGACATATGCTTGGCTGCCCGTGAAATTCTTGCATCGATAGGTGAAGCTCATTCGGCATGGAATTCGGTGAATATATTAAATAATAATGGGATAACAGCTCGTTTTGTTGATCTCTGCGGATTTAATGACTCACTCCCTTTGACTATTGATGAGCGTATAGCTAAAGCTTTTGACGGTATCGAATTTGATAAAGTTTTGTGCATTGCTACCGGATATACCAAAGGAACAGAAGGTATTATGAGAGCGTTTGATCGTGGGTATACCGAGGTGACTTTCAGTAAAATAGCTGTTCAAGTAAAAGCTGACGAAGCTATTATACATAAAGAATACCACTTGTCGAGTGCCGATCCGGGTATTGTAGGCATAGATAAAGCTGTGCCTGTGGGGCATACCAATTATGTAATAGCCGATCAGCTTGCCGATATAGGTATGGAAGCCATTCATCCTAAAGCTGCTAAGCCGCTTGAATTGGCGGGGATAAATATTCGTATCAAAAATACATTTGAACCTAATCATCCGGGAACGCTTATTACCCGTGAATATATTTCGCCTGATGCTAAAGTGGAAATTGTTTCGGGAACAACCAAGGTAATTGCTGTAGAGATACATGACCCTATGATGGTCGGTGAGGTTGGTTTTGACTTACGTATTATGACTCATTTCGCAAAATATGGAGTGAGCTATATTTTAAAGTCTACTAATGCCAACTCTATCACAATGATTGTCTGGGAGAATGCTAAGTCGAAAGAATTGATTTTGGATCTAAAACAAAATTTTTACCAAGTAAGGACCGAAGCAGTTGCCATTGTTTGTGTGATGGGAACTAATATTGCTATGCCGGGCTTTTTATATAAGGCCTCTAAGGCTCTTTATGAACAAAATATAAATATCGAGAGTTTCGGTCAGTCGCTCCGTCAGGTAAATATGCAGTTTGTTATTCGTCGAGAGCGATATAATGATGCAGTTATAGCTCTTAATGAAGCTTTATGCTTTCATAAATAACGGAAACATGTTATAAAGCATGCTTTTTGATTAAGATTAAATTAAGATAGAATTAAGTTTAGTTAATTTTAGAAAGAAATTATTGAGCTTTCTTGTATAAAAGAATATAACTGTTACTTTTGCAAAAGTATAATTGAGTCGTAGAAAATAAGAATTTGATACCAAAGAGAGCCTTGATGTATAAACTGACAATTGTGTTGGGTGCAGAATACCGTTTTAATCAATACACTTCTCTAAATAAGCTAATAAAGCATAGTTTGAGTTTACTATTGTTGACCAAAAAGAGTATTGGTTAGATTTTGTTGTGTTTTGGATAAAAATGGCGGTTATAAAGCGTTTTTTTAGGTAAAAGATTGCTATCAA encodes:
- a CDS encoding aspartate kinase, translating into MLTVEKIGGTSMSQFQDVLANIIKGERTPDDYYNRIFVVSAYNNVTNWLLEHKKTGDPGVYVQFLRNEDYSIGLDGLCQRLVHINKSFAEIGLNQAEAKEFIEYRVKQAKVMLYSLSKVLASGYVNTEDICLAAREILASIGEAHSAWNSVNILNNNGITARFVDLCGFNDSLPLTIDERIAKAFDGIEFDKVLCIATGYTKGTEGIMRAFDRGYTEVTFSKIAVQVKADEAIIHKEYHLSSADPGIVGIDKAVPVGHTNYVIADQLADIGMEAIHPKAAKPLELAGINIRIKNTFEPNHPGTLITREYISPDAKVEIVSGTTKVIAVEIHDPMMVGEVGFDLRIMTHFAKYGVSYILKSTNANSITMIVWENAKSKELILDLKQNFYQVRTEAVAIVCVMGTNIAMPGFLYKASKALYEQNINIESFGQSLRQVNMQFVIRRERYNDAVIALNEALCFHK